The Chanodichthys erythropterus isolate Z2021 chromosome 12, ASM2448905v1, whole genome shotgun sequence genome contains a region encoding:
- the gpalpp1 gene encoding GPALPP motifs-containing protein 1 has product MSNQNKVGPALPPTMGKSKNDDSDEEGAIIGPALPPLYKESSSSCEDSDQEEVVFKRAKYSSSGKRPSSNNRGIMKDEMDLKQTYKQEEEEEDDDGFFGPALPPGYQKRAKSPEEPPLLGPALPPGFKKQDHDEDEDDDGTKDDTRGFSGPALPPEYQKQDRSPERRPPAIGPALPPGFKRQVEDEEGEKEDAEGFSGPALPPGYTPDLSSSEEEDDYVIGPMPSTGPSQDSVALDIERRAQRMKDKLTGVDTGPKVVSRESWMTELPPELQHVGLEARTFKKRSGPENKDRSIWTDTPADRERKARERLEAKEKGETTKDDGPRLSQIELEMAEKVSKYNETKRGESLISQHTKKMKRKAEEDANKPVERKPFDRDTDLQVNRFDEAQKKALLKKSQELNTRFSHSKERMFL; this is encoded by the exons ATGTCTAATCAAAACAAAGTTGGACCAGCTTTGCCACCGACGATGGGAAAAAGCAAAAATGATGATTCCGATGAAGAAGGCGCAA TCATAGGTCCAGCTTTGCCTCCACTGTATAAAGAGTCCTCCAGCTCATGTGAGGACAGTGATCAAGAGGAGGTCGTGTTCAAGAGAGCCAAATACTCATCATCTGGGAAACGGCCTTCTTCAAA CAACAGAGGCATCATGAAAGATGAGATGGATCTAAAGCAAACCTACAaacaggaggaagaggaggaggatgatgatGGTTTCTTTGGTCCAGCGCTTCCGCCAGGATATCAAAAGCGAGCCAAGTCACCGGAAGA GCCACCTTTACTAGGACCTGCACTCCCTCCAGGATTCAAAAAACAAGATCATGATGAAGACGAAGATGACGATGGCACAAAAGATGATACCAGAGGGTTTTCAGGACCAGCTCTACCCCCAGAATATCAAAAGCAAGACAGATCTCCTGAACG CAGACCACCTGCAATAGGACCTGCTCTACCTCCAGGCTTTAAAAGACAAGTTGAAGATGAAGAGGGGGAAAAAGAAGATGCCGAAGGATTTTCAGGACCAGCTCTACCACCAGGTTATACTCCAGATTTGTCAAGCAGTGAAGAAGAAGATGATTATGTCATTGGACCCATGCCATCAACAGGACCGTCTCAGGACTCCGTGGCTTTAGACATTGAAAGAAGAGCTCAAAGAATGAAAGACAAACTTACAGGAGTGGAT ACTGGCCCCAAAGTTGTCTCCAGAGAGAGCTGGATGACAGAGTTGCCTCCTGAGTTGCAGCATGTGGGCCTGGAAGCACGGACCTTTAAGAAAAGATCAGGTCCTGAAAACAAAGACCGCTCAATCTGGACGGACACTCCCGCCGACCGTGAGAGAAAAGCAAGG GAGCGACTAGAGGCTAAGGAAAAAGGTGAAACCACCAAGGATGATGGACCTCGCCTGTCTCAGATTGAGCTTGAGATGGCTGAAAAAGtttcaaaatataat GAGACCAAGCGTGGTGAATCTCTCATCAGTCAGCACACTAAGAAGATGAAGAGAAAAGCTGAGGAGGATGCTAACAAGCCTGTGGAGAGAAAACCATTTGACAGAGACACGGACCTCCAAGTCAATCGTTTTGATGAAGCTCAGAAAAAAGCTCTGCTCAAGAAGTCACAAGAGCTGAACACCCGCTTTTCACACAGCAAAGAACGCATGTTCCTGTGA